From Onychostoma macrolepis isolate SWU-2019 chromosome 19, ASM1243209v1, whole genome shotgun sequence, a single genomic window includes:
- the LOC131526128 gene encoding major histocompatibility complex class I-related gene protein-like isoform X1, whose translation MLSFHVPTGSHSLMVFATYIAGQTQFPEFTLVLMLDDVQVMYYDSISLKAVQRSQSNSGDYNGLHIYQKRVGCEVLDNDQPGLFLSLDAFNGQNTEEFTFDVIKRTMQINLPWMRITGMGQMEWLNAKFLYEHVYHPVCMKALRTFLEKEKTTVMRKLKPKVRLFRKPLTASQELQISCLATGFYPRHINLTLFRDGQPVDDDQITGGEILPNGDGTYQMRKSLVISEEELREEHKYNCTMKHLSLDNKLDIAFDEDLEKSDFGSSALSIIISVLVFMCVAVLIVIALIRWRKRCAAETGSSTSHQSGYSPTSTSEQETT comes from the exons ATGTTATCCTTCCATGTTCCCACAGGTTCTCACTCGCTGATGGTTTTTGCCACATACATTGCTGGACAGACACAGTTTCCTGAGTTCACTCTTGTGCTGATGTTAGATGATGTGCAAGTGATGTACTATGACTCAATATCATTGAAAGCTGTCCAACGCAGTCAGAGTAATTCAGGCGATTACAATG GTTTACATATTTATCAGAAACGAGTTGGATGTGAAGTGCTTGACAATGATCAGCCAGGCTTGTTTCTTTCATTGGATGCTTTCAATGGACAAAATACCGAAGAGTTCACCTTTGATGTGATAAAAAGAACTATGCAAATTAATTTACCATGGATGAGAATAACAGGCATGGGTCAGATGGAATGGCTTAATGCAAAGTTCCTGTATGAACATGTTTATCATCCTGTTTGCATGAAGGCTTTGCGCACATTCCTGGAAAAAGAAAAGACCACTGTGATGCGAAAAC TGAAACCCAAAGTCAGACTCTTTAGGAAGCCTCTTACAGCCTCTCAAGAGCTTCAGATCAGCTGTCTGGCCACTGGTTTTTACCCCCGTCACATTAACCTGACCCTGTTCAGAGACGGTCAGCCtgtggatgatgatcagatcacagGAGGAGAGATTCTGCCCAACGGAGACGGGACTTACCAGATGAGGAAGAGTTTGGTGATCAGTGAAGAAGAGCTACGTGAGGAACATAAATACAACTGCACCATGAAGCACCTCAGTCTGGACAACAAACTGGACATTGCGTTTG ATGAGGATCTGGAAAAATCTGACTTTGGATCTTCTGCTCTGTCTATAATTATCAGCGTGCTGGTGTTCATGTGTGTGGCTGTTCTCATCGTAATTGCACTCATCAGATGGAGGAAGAGATGTGCTGCTG AAACAGGCTCCAGTACTTCACATCAAAGTGGATATTCACCTACTTCAA CTTCAGAACAAGAAACAACATGA
- the LOC131526128 gene encoding major histocompatibility complex class I-related gene protein-like isoform X2, with translation MVFATYIAGQTQFPEFTLVLMLDDVQVMYYDSISLKAVQRSQSNSGDYNGLHIYQKRVGCEVLDNDQPGLFLSLDAFNGQNTEEFTFDVIKRTMQINLPWMRITGMGQMEWLNAKFLYEHVYHPVCMKALRTFLEKEKTTVMRKLKPKVRLFRKPLTASQELQISCLATGFYPRHINLTLFRDGQPVDDDQITGGEILPNGDGTYQMRKSLVISEEELREEHKYNCTMKHLSLDNKLDIAFDEDLEKSDFGSSALSIIISVLVFMCVAVLIVIALIRWRKRCAAETGSSTSHQSGYSPTSTSEQETT, from the exons ATGGTTTTTGCCACATACATTGCTGGACAGACACAGTTTCCTGAGTTCACTCTTGTGCTGATGTTAGATGATGTGCAAGTGATGTACTATGACTCAATATCATTGAAAGCTGTCCAACGCAGTCAGAGTAATTCAGGCGATTACAATG GTTTACATATTTATCAGAAACGAGTTGGATGTGAAGTGCTTGACAATGATCAGCCAGGCTTGTTTCTTTCATTGGATGCTTTCAATGGACAAAATACCGAAGAGTTCACCTTTGATGTGATAAAAAGAACTATGCAAATTAATTTACCATGGATGAGAATAACAGGCATGGGTCAGATGGAATGGCTTAATGCAAAGTTCCTGTATGAACATGTTTATCATCCTGTTTGCATGAAGGCTTTGCGCACATTCCTGGAAAAAGAAAAGACCACTGTGATGCGAAAAC TGAAACCCAAAGTCAGACTCTTTAGGAAGCCTCTTACAGCCTCTCAAGAGCTTCAGATCAGCTGTCTGGCCACTGGTTTTTACCCCCGTCACATTAACCTGACCCTGTTCAGAGACGGTCAGCCtgtggatgatgatcagatcacagGAGGAGAGATTCTGCCCAACGGAGACGGGACTTACCAGATGAGGAAGAGTTTGGTGATCAGTGAAGAAGAGCTACGTGAGGAACATAAATACAACTGCACCATGAAGCACCTCAGTCTGGACAACAAACTGGACATTGCGTTTG ATGAGGATCTGGAAAAATCTGACTTTGGATCTTCTGCTCTGTCTATAATTATCAGCGTGCTGGTGTTCATGTGTGTGGCTGTTCTCATCGTAATTGCACTCATCAGATGGAGGAAGAGATGTGCTGCTG AAACAGGCTCCAGTACTTCACATCAAAGTGGATATTCACCTACTTCAA CTTCAGAACAAGAAACAACATGA